From Oceanipulchritudo coccoides, the proteins below share one genomic window:
- a CDS encoding TonB-dependent receptor plug domain-containing protein — translation MKKILLTLIPGALLGTFLHAQDATADEQDIIELSPFVVEASEDVGYMATNTLAGTRLKTQLKEVGAAVSVYTGEFLEDIDATDIEDILTYTTSTEGGGIDGNYSSISGRNDDEVRGNPSAINRVRALSNATRTRNYFESALPSDGYNFSSVTISRGPNAVLAGIGSAGGIIDAALEQAVFRDSTRIEFRYSEHNSHREEFHWNRVLIDDFLAFRIDAMHEDRNFRQEPAFEKDRRIYMATTVKLRKNNPKAFWGATTIRANAEFGQIEGIPPTTLTPDWSMQSWFPGTDPRDGEPYEAPYWSYNGATRTTLDADGNEIANNLTIPGFPLFRNVALVFADPSSPEANMNLPGDLAGIQGHQGTIPGGAGSPRGALRSTGDLWRNGEDDGFQRTRLFDRKIFDFYKNLISGKFDSRAQDFEAVDIRMDQLLMNGNAGFEIAYNYQYFEQMRDLPVRGQDEISIDTNSILSVRTDAFNTGGALEDQFIPNPNYGRPFIVTRDAFRDQTNVDEFESFQASAFVKKDFTNSDSWLGRLLGRHTLSGLFFETTQFTSNRGYSSTWAGGDLDMETILGAVPGQGAGLRVNGAFYIGDSLVGVEREEDVRLTPITSNRPVIGQTYTLRVWDPEARQFVTGTSTPQRILTTARDQREEVESVALALQSFFLDDHIVTLFGWREDSSDAFTSSDPSPLADGNLDMSDFRLFPASSQTKESLTKSVVVKFPEAYLFDLPFDSDLRFYWNTSENFDPVGQRRNVWNEEVGSPDAETEEYGIMLSLFDGKLDLRVNRFETTINNVNVRGDVAIDNPFGYINTMINRMVNAHNEGLTPQDPSLDPLDEDGLAWSNGPNSFQTFEEVARAFYESIPLRMQANIGPENNFEPRFEGTGDSFAYIADNVTGVASLSDVVSEGWEYELVWNPTRAWRISLNAAKNEAVLASIAKEEVAFSEAWLERAGSIYNGDLLNIHRQPNSNDGAWMEQYRSSTVRQNITQAALSGQKTPEIRKWRVNLVTRYRFMDGFLEGFNVTGAVRWQDKIGIGYPLITGLDGSLIGDVDNPYYGDDQLSIDLGVGYGTTFKAFGQKIDWTVRLNVRNAFADDELIPIIANADGSIGTARIPPERTWSISNSFRF, via the coding sequence ATGAAAAAAATCCTCCTGACGTTAATCCCGGGTGCCCTGCTGGGTACTTTTCTGCATGCGCAAGACGCGACTGCGGATGAACAAGACATAATTGAGCTGAGTCCCTTTGTGGTCGAGGCCTCTGAAGATGTCGGCTACATGGCGACCAACACGCTGGCGGGAACCCGCCTGAAGACGCAGCTGAAGGAAGTCGGCGCGGCGGTATCGGTCTACACTGGCGAATTTCTTGAAGACATCGACGCGACCGATATCGAGGACATCCTGACCTACACGACCTCGACCGAGGGCGGGGGAATTGACGGGAATTACTCGTCGATCTCTGGCCGCAACGACGATGAAGTGCGAGGGAACCCCTCGGCCATCAACCGTGTGCGGGCCTTGTCGAACGCGACCCGGACAAGAAACTATTTTGAGTCCGCTCTGCCGTCGGACGGCTACAATTTCAGCTCCGTGACAATCAGCCGCGGACCGAACGCGGTCCTCGCCGGTATCGGCAGCGCAGGAGGGATTATCGACGCTGCTCTGGAGCAGGCCGTTTTCAGGGATTCGACCCGGATTGAATTCCGCTACAGCGAGCACAATTCGCACCGTGAGGAATTCCACTGGAACCGCGTCTTGATCGACGACTTCCTGGCCTTCCGGATCGACGCGATGCATGAGGACCGGAATTTCCGCCAGGAGCCGGCCTTTGAGAAAGACCGCCGTATTTACATGGCCACTACAGTGAAGCTCCGCAAAAACAACCCTAAGGCATTCTGGGGCGCCACGACAATCCGTGCCAACGCGGAATTCGGCCAGATCGAGGGAATTCCCCCGACTACCCTGACGCCGGACTGGAGCATGCAGTCATGGTTTCCGGGAACGGATCCCCGGGATGGTGAACCCTACGAAGCCCCGTACTGGTCATACAATGGTGCAACGCGCACGACCCTTGATGCAGACGGAAACGAGATTGCCAACAATCTGACGATTCCCGGGTTCCCCTTGTTCCGGAACGTAGCGCTTGTCTTCGCCGATCCAAGCTCACCTGAGGCAAACATGAACCTTCCCGGCGACCTGGCCGGTATTCAGGGTCACCAAGGGACCATTCCCGGTGGAGCGGGCAGTCCCCGCGGAGCGCTTCGCTCAACCGGTGACCTCTGGCGCAATGGGGAGGATGACGGTTTTCAACGCACGCGTTTGTTCGACCGCAAGATCTTTGATTTCTACAAAAACCTGATCTCTGGAAAATTTGACAGCCGGGCGCAGGACTTCGAGGCCGTTGATATCCGCATGGACCAGCTGCTGATGAATGGAAACGCCGGCTTTGAGATTGCCTACAATTACCAGTATTTCGAACAGATGCGCGATTTGCCGGTTCGCGGGCAGGATGAAATTTCCATCGATACAAATTCCATTCTCTCCGTGCGCACGGATGCTTTCAATACCGGTGGAGCGCTTGAGGATCAGTTTATCCCAAATCCGAATTACGGCCGTCCCTTTATCGTGACCCGTGACGCTTTCCGCGACCAGACCAACGTGGACGAGTTTGAATCCTTCCAAGCCTCGGCCTTTGTGAAAAAGGATTTCACCAATTCTGATTCATGGCTGGGTCGTCTTCTGGGACGCCACACTCTGTCCGGACTCTTCTTTGAAACGACCCAGTTCACGAGCAATCGTGGCTATTCCAGCACCTGGGCCGGTGGTGACCTGGACATGGAAACAATCCTTGGTGCAGTTCCCGGGCAGGGAGCAGGACTCCGGGTAAATGGGGCCTTCTACATTGGGGATTCCCTTGTTGGTGTTGAAAGGGAAGAAGATGTCCGGCTCACGCCAATTACTTCAAACCGTCCAGTCATCGGCCAGACCTACACCCTCCGGGTATGGGATCCGGAGGCCCGGCAGTTTGTCACCGGCACCTCGACTCCGCAACGCATCCTCACAACGGCGCGCGACCAGCGGGAAGAGGTTGAATCCGTGGCACTCGCCCTGCAGAGTTTCTTCCTCGACGACCACATTGTGACCCTCTTCGGATGGCGTGAAGACTCCTCGGATGCCTTCACTTCCTCGGATCCCAGCCCGCTTGCGGATGGCAATCTGGACATGTCCGACTTCCGGTTGTTCCCGGCCTCCTCCCAGACCAAGGAGAGCTTGACGAAGAGCGTTGTCGTGAAATTCCCGGAAGCCTACCTCTTCGACCTGCCGTTTGACTCGGATCTCCGGTTCTACTGGAATACCTCCGAAAACTTCGATCCCGTTGGCCAGCGCCGCAATGTCTGGAACGAGGAAGTCGGATCACCGGATGCGGAGACAGAAGAATACGGAATCATGTTGAGCTTGTTTGATGGCAAGCTGGACCTCCGCGTGAACCGCTTCGAAACAACGATCAACAACGTGAATGTCCGTGGTGATGTGGCCATCGATAATCCCTTCGGGTATATCAACACGATGATCAACCGGATGGTCAATGCCCACAATGAAGGCCTCACTCCTCAGGATCCGTCGCTGGATCCCCTTGATGAAGACGGCCTGGCCTGGTCGAACGGTCCCAACTCCTTCCAGACATTCGAGGAGGTAGCACGGGCCTTTTATGAATCCATTCCCCTGCGCATGCAGGCCAACATTGGCCCCGAGAACAACTTTGAACCACGGTTTGAAGGCACGGGTGACTCCTTCGCCTACATAGCAGACAATGTCACGGGGGTTGCTTCCCTGAGCGATGTGGTTTCTGAAGGCTGGGAATACGAGCTTGTCTGGAATCCAACCCGCGCGTGGAGAATCTCCCTCAATGCGGCCAAGAACGAGGCTGTTCTGGCCAGTATCGCAAAGGAGGAAGTGGCTTTTTCCGAGGCATGGCTGGAGCGGGCTGGTTCCATCTACAATGGGGATCTCCTTAATATCCACCGCCAGCCCAACTCAAATGACGGTGCCTGGATGGAGCAGTACAGAAGTTCTACCGTGCGCCAGAATATCACACAGGCGGCCCTTTCCGGTCAGAAGACCCCGGAAATCCGCAAATGGCGGGTCAACCTGGTCACACGCTACCGCTTCATGGATGGATTCCTTGAAGGATTCAACGTCACGGGCGCGGTTCGCTGGCAGGATAAAATCGGGATTGGGTATCCGCTGATTACTGGATTGGACGGCAGTCTGATTGGGGATGTCGACAATCCGTACTACGGGGATGACCAACTGAGCATCGATCTCGGAGTCGGGTACGGCACGACCTTCAAGGCCTTTGGCCAGAAGATCGACTGGACCGTCCGCCTGAATGTCCGCAACGCCTTTGCGGATGATGAGCTGATTCCGATTATTGCCAATGCCGATGGCAGTATTGGTACGGCCCGGATCCCTCCGGAGAGGACGTGGAGCATCTCCAACTCCTTCCGGTTCTAG
- a CDS encoding PEP-CTERM sorting domain-containing protein (PEP-CTERM proteins occur, often in large numbers, in the proteomes of bacteria that also encode an exosortase, a predicted intramembrane cysteine proteinase. The presence of a PEP-CTERM domain at a protein's C-terminus predicts cleavage within the sorting domain, followed by covalent anchoring to some some component of the (usually Gram-negative) cell surface. Many PEP-CTERM proteins exhibit an unusual sequence composition that includes large numbers of potential glycosylation sites. Expression of one such protein has been shown restore the ability of a bacterium to form floc, a type of biofilm.): MKYRKTLTAGLCLAALQIASAQVTTWTGLVDTDFNTAGNWDNGLPDNAGNPGIVPTGTVTTLLATSLNGTTVTWSGDSHLNTTAAVRIANSTHTFQGSSNLTTGIALQIGRGTVADVGTLNWDSAGTLSSGVMTVGRDATGTLSQSAGVVAPSSLAIGRGTIVGTYTLSGGNVTTGTFGIVNGTFNFTAGSTGLLTVTNAGSPFDFASLLGTGILKDAADSWIITSNTLAVGVPEPSTYALSLGILALGFVMIRRRVISG, encoded by the coding sequence ATGAAATATAGAAAAACCCTTACGGCCGGCCTTTGCCTGGCTGCTCTTCAAATCGCCTCCGCGCAGGTCACGACATGGACCGGCTTGGTTGATACAGATTTCAACACTGCTGGAAATTGGGACAATGGCCTTCCCGACAATGCAGGAAATCCGGGCATTGTTCCCACGGGAACGGTTACGACACTTTTGGCGACTTCGCTGAATGGCACAACAGTGACATGGTCGGGCGACTCCCACTTGAACACGACGGCAGCCGTTCGCATCGCAAATTCCACGCATACCTTCCAGGGATCGAGTAATCTCACCACCGGAATAGCGCTTCAGATTGGTCGAGGTACTGTTGCGGATGTCGGTACCCTGAACTGGGACTCTGCCGGAACGTTATCCAGCGGTGTCATGACGGTCGGCCGTGATGCCACGGGTACGCTCAGCCAGAGTGCAGGGGTTGTCGCCCCGTCGTCGCTGGCCATTGGTCGCGGGACCATTGTTGGCACTTATACGCTTTCCGGTGGAAATGTGACCACAGGCACATTCGGGATTGTTAACGGCACGTTCAACTTCACCGCAGGAAGCACAGGTCTACTCACAGTCACCAACGCTGGATCACCCTTCGATTTTGCTTCGTTGCTTGGTACCGGCATCCTTAAAGACGCAGCTGATTCCTGGATTATCACGAGCAACACCTTGGCGGTCGGCGTTCCCGAGCCCTCGACCTACGCCTTGAGCCTTGGTATCCTGGCGCTTGGATTCGTGATGATTCGCCGACGCGTGATCAGCGGTTGA
- the gnpA gene encoding 1,3-beta-galactosyl-N-acetylhexosamine phosphorylase, protein MKNGRFTLPAEAGMEKETLELAEKWGADAIRDSDGTVLSPEITELDFDILSTLCMIRADQDWNRSHKHHCQQKYLMSDPRTAEADTLVIDLMSGYSKDQFELDTVNDAKKYWDVIDRTTGEVVDPSKWSLSAADGTVTITGASPWHVYTVNFLVFQIWESTSMYNHITNNWTSPHQLGIDPYQPETRAHLLEYLDKWLDEHPNTDIVRFTSVAYQFPIVKNEALETRWQDWCSYRDCISAKALDDFEKKKGYRLRSEDLVDAGYYNATDRLPTKAYRDWVDFVNEFTTDFAREWVEKVHARGKKAVMFFCDHWIGTEPYGERFESMGFDGLVNPVINGTELRRMSDAPTSISKEVRFYPYFFPVNLVGEPLFVGEGGDPVRECKEYWAKARRAMLRKGVDRIGYGGYLNLAVKFPEFLDSVEVVANEFRQILDHADKGAAYAMPGKVVIVTAWGKLRSWMIGEDWPSGGFLEALSGLQVDVHFMSFDELKKDGLPEDTSVLINYGKARSSWSGGTYWTDPKVVETVRAFIAGGGGFFGVCEPTAIEHQGRLLQLEDVLGVWRSTPSNVRSNNVITGKRPSQHFITADVNGTVDLGELAGVTYAANPEVEVLSTKGDNITLAANRFGKGRSVYMAGFTLSIDNIRLVQRALYWAAGKDKEFTRWNTSNPATECAAFVEAGYCAVTNQSADAQKTTLYDGDGNGQEISLDPYEMKWVKI, encoded by the coding sequence ATGAAAAACGGACGATTCACACTCCCCGCCGAAGCGGGCATGGAAAAGGAAACCCTCGAACTCGCTGAAAAGTGGGGGGCAGACGCCATTCGCGACAGCGATGGGACGGTGTTATCACCGGAAATCACGGAGCTGGACTTTGATATTCTGTCCACCCTCTGCATGATCCGGGCCGACCAGGATTGGAACCGGTCCCATAAGCATCACTGCCAACAGAAGTATCTCATGTCGGACCCGCGGACGGCGGAAGCGGACACGCTGGTGATCGACCTGATGAGCGGGTACAGCAAGGACCAGTTTGAGCTGGATACGGTAAACGATGCAAAAAAGTACTGGGATGTCATCGACCGGACAACCGGGGAGGTCGTCGATCCCTCGAAATGGAGCCTTTCCGCGGCGGACGGCACTGTGACCATAACGGGTGCGAGCCCATGGCATGTCTACACGGTCAATTTCCTCGTTTTCCAGATTTGGGAGAGCACCTCGATGTACAACCACATCACGAACAACTGGACGAGCCCGCACCAGCTGGGCATTGATCCTTACCAGCCGGAGACCCGGGCGCACCTGCTCGAGTACTTGGACAAGTGGCTGGACGAGCATCCGAATACGGACATCGTGCGATTCACCTCAGTGGCCTACCAGTTCCCCATCGTGAAAAACGAGGCCTTGGAGACCCGCTGGCAGGACTGGTGCAGCTATCGTGACTGTATTTCCGCGAAGGCCCTTGATGATTTTGAAAAGAAAAAGGGGTACCGTCTGCGCTCTGAGGATCTCGTCGATGCTGGCTACTACAATGCCACGGACCGTCTGCCAACGAAGGCCTACCGCGACTGGGTCGATTTCGTAAACGAGTTCACGACCGATTTTGCCCGCGAATGGGTGGAGAAAGTCCATGCCCGCGGCAAAAAGGCAGTCATGTTTTTCTGCGACCATTGGATTGGTACTGAGCCTTACGGGGAGCGCTTTGAGAGCATGGGCTTTGATGGACTGGTCAATCCGGTGATCAACGGGACCGAACTCCGCCGCATGTCGGACGCCCCGACCTCGATCAGTAAGGAAGTCCGTTTTTACCCCTATTTCTTCCCGGTCAATCTGGTTGGGGAACCATTGTTTGTCGGGGAGGGCGGAGATCCCGTACGCGAGTGCAAGGAGTACTGGGCCAAGGCACGCCGGGCCATGTTGAGAAAGGGCGTGGACCGGATCGGCTACGGAGGTTACCTCAATCTTGCCGTCAAGTTTCCGGAGTTTCTGGATTCCGTTGAGGTCGTTGCAAACGAGTTTCGCCAGATTCTTGATCATGCTGACAAGGGGGCCGCCTATGCCATGCCCGGCAAGGTGGTGATCGTGACCGCATGGGGAAAACTCCGCTCATGGATGATCGGGGAAGACTGGCCATCCGGAGGATTTCTGGAAGCTCTTTCCGGACTTCAGGTGGATGTCCACTTCATGAGTTTTGATGAACTCAAGAAGGATGGTCTGCCAGAGGATACATCCGTTCTGATCAATTACGGCAAGGCCAGATCATCCTGGAGCGGCGGGACTTACTGGACAGATCCCAAGGTGGTCGAAACCGTACGCGCCTTCATTGCGGGCGGAGGGGGCTTTTTTGGAGTCTGCGAACCAACTGCGATTGAGCATCAGGGACGCCTCCTGCAGCTTGAGGATGTCCTCGGCGTCTGGCGTTCCACTCCGTCGAATGTTCGAAGCAATAATGTCATTACCGGAAAGCGCCCATCCCAGCACTTCATTACAGCGGATGTGAATGGCACGGTTGATCTCGGTGAGCTGGCCGGGGTGACCTATGCGGCAAACCCCGAGGTGGAAGTCCTGAGTACCAAAGGTGACAATATCACGCTCGCAGCCAACCGCTTTGGCAAGGGCCGGTCGGTCTACATGGCGGGCTTCACGCTGAGCATTGACAACATCCGCCTGGTTCAGCGCGCCCTGTATTGGGCTGCTGGAAAGGATAAGGAATTCACGCGCTGGAACACCTCCAATCCTGCCACGGAATGCGCAGCTTTTGTCGAGGCGGGATATTGCGCAGTGACCAACCAGTCTGCTGACGCACAGAAAACGACCCTCTATGATGGCGACGGGAACGGGCAGGAAATCTCACTTGATCCATACGAGATGAAGTGGGTGAAGATTTAA
- a CDS encoding sulfatase-like hydrolase/transferase, whose protein sequence is MKIRPTLLIFVLTQIPFTLPGEVLVGWHTPSNDDGTGTDSSPDYSVSGFGGVADGITRQISNGNGTGNNTPGGDGSTDNTFGTVAIPAGSLPSVIASWATETSNVLRSELRITLSNGTGAVVDLTGMHFDYDREPDGVNPPTNIDVTYVSGSLGIADGTALASYGPIASVVGSGGGDYVDADIDLTLLADHDLAAGETVEILIKASGGLGGAHDSLFIDNLAFTGTVATPPEPPASSIPAPAITWTSGSATPETALVGVTSTLSGTILTNGSNGSDDESYGSLIADPAAPATGGAFQLSNNQSLDIVLSNNAGRRVYLNRILLDFNPRTADAPVDVSVSYVSGDLDDATTGVGSLVGQSVLGSDLADYHDLDCVLADSLSDTYLDDGESATFRIIVSGASGSGSAFIDNIGFIAYRAPNLLVLLSDDQGYADVGFNTGNNEIPTPNIDRIADFGVNCTRAYVSYSVCGPSRAGLLTGRYQQRFGFERNPQYADPQGAVPHSEMMISESLEQVGYHSGAIGKWHVGSTEEGHPLNRGFDEFYGFLGGSHKYLLTNPNNGSYQYAMPDSYKAKNEPQSYQTWILDDHTPIDPSTYVGPGGQEWYLTDEFSAQAVDFITQNAASPWFLYVAYNAPHSPMEAPQRYLDRFPGLTDVSGYPRKTYAAMVSAMDDGIGLILDALNTLGLEDDTIVFFLSDNGGKIGTGANNDPLRGDKGDAYEGGMRVPFAVRWPGAIPQGITFDDPVMSLDIFGTIAAIAGAPTNPERPLDGVNIVPFLSGLEPGFPHDEVYLRKEKQQRYAVISADDDFKFVKQGTSNELFNIATDVHEDTDLAGSNPTRLAELLALRDTWVTGLIDPVFLGITDVSEEYFDQLPGGAVTEALLNQSMINVLTPNDDGSVTGLGNYVSPTMGTWTLNPAGSYNDPNDQGDHSLDITVAASPTTDELLAGLTLDVAVTLDATTLMQVYTQFLNINEAPNNGIRVEFQDSTGTVAASVTWGGTNVGTLLNGAAFDTPVPFTPRDNSDGVSGWDQYDANVRPLKVRLTREFVTVDFDGYTASGTIQNGVSEIKKIFVYGLAGGSLASSIYMDEIAVDLYVAGEFAPFTTAWDSGSLLPDVSISGINAQLTTTAGSSSIHGSTDGSYGTYNTVAPTTAGAFALFDGDFIDVSILNETGGPLMLENLWLDFNRDEVGSPANVTATYLSGDLDDAGPVEVGSLLNQPVVAADRTDFQDLDCVLASSLADTVLESGQSAVFRISVSNASGSGASYIDNIGFSTLMLGVIQQFSPDGSNLLLRWFAESGRSYTIETSPNLQPGSWTPLPGPIIGTGLEEEALLDPPSGPDTSVFYRLVIGQ, encoded by the coding sequence ATGAAAATACGCCCCACTCTTTTGATTTTTGTCTTAACCCAGATCCCGTTTACCTTGCCGGGAGAAGTGCTTGTCGGCTGGCACACGCCAAGCAACGACGACGGGACCGGAACGGACAGCAGCCCGGACTATTCGGTGAGTGGCTTTGGCGGAGTCGCGGATGGCATTACGCGGCAGATCAGCAACGGCAACGGAACGGGGAACAACACCCCGGGAGGGGATGGATCAACGGATAACACCTTTGGAACGGTGGCGATACCGGCTGGAAGCCTGCCGAGTGTCATTGCCTCGTGGGCGACGGAGACGAGCAACGTCCTGCGCAGCGAGCTGCGGATCACCCTGAGCAACGGAACGGGCGCTGTGGTTGATTTGACGGGGATGCACTTTGATTATGATCGAGAGCCGGACGGGGTAAACCCGCCGACGAACATCGACGTAACCTATGTCAGCGGGAGCCTTGGCATTGCGGATGGGACAGCGCTTGCATCGTACGGACCGATTGCCTCCGTGGTTGGCTCTGGCGGAGGGGACTATGTTGATGCGGACATCGACCTGACCCTGCTGGCGGACCACGACCTTGCCGCTGGGGAGACCGTTGAGATTTTGATCAAGGCATCTGGTGGATTGGGTGGTGCGCATGATTCCCTGTTCATCGACAACCTGGCCTTTACGGGGACCGTGGCGACGCCGCCTGAGCCCCCGGCTTCGTCCATTCCCGCACCGGCGATCACCTGGACTTCCGGATCGGCCACTCCGGAGACGGCACTTGTCGGGGTGACTTCAACCCTCTCAGGGACAATCCTGACGAATGGAAGCAACGGATCGGACGATGAATCGTATGGATCGCTGATTGCTGACCCGGCTGCGCCGGCCACAGGTGGAGCCTTTCAGCTGTCGAACAACCAGTCGTTGGATATTGTCCTGAGCAACAATGCTGGACGGCGGGTTTACTTGAACCGTATTTTACTGGACTTCAATCCCCGCACAGCTGATGCGCCGGTGGATGTTTCCGTGAGCTATGTCTCCGGGGATTTGGATGACGCCACAACGGGTGTCGGCTCGCTGGTGGGACAAAGTGTACTGGGTAGCGACCTTGCTGATTACCACGATCTGGATTGCGTGTTAGCGGATTCACTTTCCGACACGTATCTCGATGACGGGGAAAGCGCGACTTTCCGCATCATTGTTTCCGGAGCATCCGGATCCGGTTCGGCCTTTATCGACAACATTGGCTTCATTGCTTATCGTGCGCCGAATTTACTCGTCCTTTTAAGTGACGACCAGGGATATGCCGACGTTGGCTTCAACACGGGCAATAACGAAATCCCGACTCCCAACATTGACCGCATTGCCGACTTCGGGGTCAATTGCACCCGGGCCTATGTGTCTTATTCTGTCTGTGGTCCAAGCCGGGCCGGACTGCTCACTGGCCGCTACCAGCAGCGCTTTGGATTTGAGCGGAATCCGCAATACGCCGATCCGCAGGGTGCTGTTCCGCATTCTGAAATGATGATATCCGAGTCCCTCGAGCAGGTGGGCTACCACAGCGGGGCCATTGGCAAATGGCACGTGGGATCGACCGAGGAGGGTCATCCGCTCAATCGTGGATTCGACGAATTCTACGGGTTCCTTGGGGGATCTCACAAGTACCTCCTGACAAATCCCAACAACGGCAGTTACCAATACGCGATGCCGGATTCCTACAAGGCGAAGAATGAGCCCCAGAGCTACCAGACCTGGATCCTTGACGACCATACGCCGATCGACCCTTCCACTTATGTCGGCCCCGGCGGGCAGGAATGGTACCTGACCGATGAGTTCTCAGCCCAGGCGGTCGACTTCATCACGCAGAATGCTGCCTCGCCATGGTTTCTTTATGTGGCCTACAACGCGCCACACTCCCCGATGGAAGCGCCTCAGCGCTACCTTGACCGCTTCCCTGGCCTGACCGATGTCTCCGGATACCCGCGCAAGACCTACGCCGCCATGGTCAGCGCCATGGATGACGGCATCGGGCTTATTCTGGATGCGCTTAACACCCTCGGACTTGAGGATGACACTATTGTCTTTTTCCTTTCCGACAACGGGGGGAAAATCGGTACCGGTGCGAATAACGATCCCTTGAGAGGAGACAAAGGCGACGCCTATGAAGGCGGTATGCGGGTGCCCTTCGCGGTGCGTTGGCCGGGAGCAATTCCGCAGGGAATCACCTTCGACGATCCGGTCATGTCGCTCGATATCTTTGGGACGATTGCCGCAATTGCGGGTGCCCCGACGAATCCTGAACGCCCGCTCGACGGGGTGAACATCGTTCCTTTCCTGTCCGGTCTCGAGCCCGGTTTTCCGCACGACGAGGTATACTTGCGCAAGGAAAAGCAGCAACGCTATGCGGTGATCAGCGCCGATGATGATTTCAAGTTCGTCAAGCAGGGGACCTCCAATGAGCTCTTTAACATTGCGACGGACGTTCATGAGGACACCGATCTCGCCGGATCCAACCCGACCCGCCTTGCCGAGCTGCTCGCCCTGCGCGATACATGGGTTACCGGATTGATTGATCCGGTCTTCCTCGGTATCACCGATGTCAGTGAAGAATATTTTGACCAGTTGCCGGGTGGCGCTGTTACGGAAGCTCTTTTAAACCAGAGCATGATCAATGTCCTGACCCCCAATGATGACGGAAGCGTCACGGGCTTGGGCAATTACGTCAGCCCGACCATGGGGACATGGACCTTGAATCCTGCCGGCTCCTACAACGATCCGAATGACCAGGGCGACCACTCGCTCGACATTACGGTCGCCGCTTCGCCAACGACGGACGAGCTTCTGGCTGGTCTTACGCTTGACGTGGCCGTCACCCTCGACGCCACGACCCTGATGCAGGTCTACACGCAGTTTCTTAACATCAACGAGGCGCCCAACAACGGCATCCGGGTCGAGTTTCAGGACAGTACAGGGACCGTTGCTGCCAGCGTCACCTGGGGAGGCACCAATGTCGGGACGCTGTTGAATGGCGCAGCCTTTGATACGCCGGTTCCCTTCACCCCGCGCGATAATTCCGACGGGGTCAGCGGCTGGGACCAGTACGATGCCAATGTTCGCCCACTGAAGGTGCGGTTGACCCGTGAGTTTGTGACCGTCGACTTCGACGGATATACTGCTTCCGGCACAATCCAGAATGGGGTCAGCGAGATCAAGAAGATCTTCGTCTACGGCCTAGCCGGTGGTAGCCTTGCGTCTTCCATTTACATGGATGAAATTGCCGTCGACCTGTATGTGGCAGGGGAGTTTGCCCCGTTCACCACCGCATGGGACTCGGGTAGCCTGCTCCCGGATGTCAGTATCAGCGGGATCAACGCCCAGCTGACCACCACTGCCGGCTCCAGTTCCATCCACGGATCGACCGACGGATCCTACGGGACCTACAACACGGTCGCCCCCACCACGGCAGGCGCCTTCGCCCTTTTTGACGGGGACTTTATCGATGTCAGCATCCTCAACGAGACCGGGGGTCCCTTGATGCTGGAGAATCTCTGGCTCGATTTTAATCGCGACGAGGTTGGCTCCCCGGCCAATGTCACGGCGACTTATCTCTCGGGTGATCTCGATGACGCGGGCCCGGTCGAGGTCGGTTCCCTCCTTAACCAGCCGGTCGTCGCCGCTGACCGTACCGATTTCCAGGATCTTGATTGCGTCCTCGCCAGTTCCCTTGCCGATACTGTCCTCGAGAGTGGACAATCCGCCGTCTTCCGGATTTCCGTTTCCAACGCCTCCGGTTCCGGCGCCTCCTATATCGACAACATCGGCTTCAGCACCCTCATGCTCGGCGTCATCCAGCAATTCTCGCCGGATGGCAGCAACCTCCTTCTGCGCTGGTTCGCCGAAAGTGGCCGGTCTTACACCATCGAGACCAGTCCGAATCTTCAGCCCGGTTCATGGACTCCCCTCCCGGGCCCCATCATCGGCACCGGCCTGGAAGAGGAAGCCCTCCTTGATCCGCCAAGCGGTCCCGATACTTCCGTTTTCTACCGCCTCGTCATCGGTCAGTAG